In Dromiciops gliroides isolate mDroGli1 chromosome 4, mDroGli1.pri, whole genome shotgun sequence, one DNA window encodes the following:
- the LOC122754293 gene encoding histone H2A type 2-A, with protein sequence MSGRGKQGGKARAKAKSRSSRAGLQFPVGRVHRLLRKGNYAERVGAGAPVYMAAVLEYLTAEILELAGNAARDNKKTRIIPRHLQLAIRNDEELNKLLGKVTIAQGGVLPNIQAVLLPKKTESHHKAKGK encoded by the coding sequence ATGTCTGGCCGCGGAAAGCAGGGAGGCAAGGCTCGCGCCAAGGCCAAATCGCGCTCGTCCCGGGCTGGGCTGCAGTTTCCCGTGGGCCGTGTTCACCGTCTGCTGCGCAAGGGCAACTACGCCGAGCGGGTGGGCGCCGGCGCCCCTGTCTACATGGCGGCGGTGCTGGAGTACCTGACGGCCGAAATCTTGGAGCTGGCGGGCAACGCAGCCAGGGACAACAAGAAGACGCGCATCATCCCCCGCCACCTCCAACTCGCCATCCGTAACGACGAGGAGCTCAACAAGCTGCTGGGCAAGGTGACCATCGCCCAGGGCGGCGTGCTGCCCAACATCCAGGCCGTCCTGTTGCCCAAGAAGACCGAGAGTCACCATAAGGCCAAGGGCAAGTAA
- the LOC122755238 gene encoding histone H3-like, which yields MRSPELRSERGVSRAGGVGLGWRGREAGGGGGGGGGAWRPRGGKPESAWDVQWQGTGVGLGPQPIEAQRGTFKVLQPNQGASASIKATGSRAAHSRVSAQEKRISAPLAMARTKQTARKSTGGKAPRKQLATKAARKSAPATGGVKKPHRYRPGTVALREIRRYQKSTELLIRKLPFQRLVREIAQDFKTDLRFQSSAVMALQEASEAYLVGLFEDTNLCAIHAKRVTIMPKDIQLARRIRGERA from the coding sequence ATGAGGAGCCCAGAGCTGCGGAGCGAGCGAGGGGTTTCCCGGGCGGGTGGGGTAGGGTTGGGATGGAGGGGACgcgaggcggggggggggggggggggtgggggcggggcgtGGCGGCCGAGAGGCGGCAAACCGGAAAGCGCCTGGGACGTCCAATGGCAAGGCACTGGTGTTGGTTTGGGTCCCCAGCCAATCGAGGCGCAGCGCGGGACTTTCAAAGTCCTCCAGCCCAATCAGGGTGCTTCTGCGTCTATAAAGGCTACCGGCTCGCGTGCAGCTCACAGTCGTGTTTCTGCCCAGGAGAAGCGCATCTCTGCTCCACTTGCCATGGCCCGTACCAAGCAGACCGCCCGTAAGTCCACCGGTGGCAAGGCCCCTCGCAAGCAGCTGGCCACCAAGGCTGCCCGCAAGAGTGCTCCAGCCACAGGTGGTGTGAAGAAGCCCCACCGCTACCGCCCCGGCACCGTGGCTCTGCGAGAGATCCGTCGCTACCAAAAGTCGACAGAACTGCTGATCCGCAAGCTGCCGTTCCAGCGCCTGGTGCGTGAAATCGCTCAGGACTTCAAGACGGATCTGCGCTTCCAGAGCTCTGCCGTCATGGCCCTGCAGGAGGCCAGCGAGGCGTACCTGGTGGGGCTGTTCGAGGACACGAACCTGTGCGCCATTCACGCCAAGAGAGTGACCATCATGCCCAAGGACATTCAGCTGGCCCGCCGCATCCGTGGCGAGAGGGCGTAA
- the LOC122754288 gene encoding histone H1.4-like, translating to MSETAPAAPAAPAPAEKTPAKKKGKRASAAGGARRKAAGPPVSELITKAVSASKERNGVSLAALKKALAAAGYDVDKNNSRIKLGLKSLVSKGTLVQTKGTGASGSFKLNKKAPAADTKAKAKKPASAKTKKAAGAAKKPKKATGAAGAKKSVKKSPKKAKKPAAAKKAAKSPKKAKAAKPKKVAKSPAKAKAAKPKKVAKPKTAKPKAAKSKKAAAKK from the coding sequence ATGTCCGAGACGGCACCCGCCGCTCCCGCTGCCCCGGCCCCTGCGGAGAAGACCCCGGCCAAGAAAAAGGGCAAGAGGGCTTCGGCCGCCGGGGGAGCGCGGCGCAAGGCCGCGGGGCCGCCGGTGTCGGAGCTGATCACGAAAGCCGTGAGCGCCTCCAAGGAGCGCAATGGCGTGTCCCTGGCCGCCCTGAAGAAGGCGCTGGCGGCCGCCGGCTACGACGTGGACAAGAACAACAGCCGCATCAAGCTGGGGCTCAAGAGCCTGGTGAGCAAGGGCACCCTGGTGCAGACTAAGGGCACTGGCGCCTCTGGATCCTTCAAGCTGAACAAGAAGGCCCCGGCGGCCGACACGAAGGCTAAGGCCAAGAAGCCGGCCTCGGCCAAGACCAAGAAGGCTGCGGGCGCTGCCAAGAAGCCCAAGAAGGCGACGGGGGCCGCGGGCGCCAAGAAGAGCGTGAAGAAGAGCCCGAAGAAAGCCAAGAAGCCGGCGGCCGCCAAGAAAGCGGCCAAGAGCCCGAAGAAGGCCAAGGCGGCCAAGCCCAAGAAGGTGGCCAAGAGCCCCGCTAAGGCCAAGGCGGCCAAGCCCAAGAAGGTGGCCAAGCCCAAGACAGCTAAGCCCAAAGCCGCCAAAAGCAAGAAGGCGGCAGCCAAGAAGTAG